Within Eggerthella timonensis, the genomic segment GCAAGCGGTACGGTGATGGCGATCCGGCGCTGACGGCGTCCGTGTCCGGCCTCGTCGCCGGCGATACCTTCAACGGTTCGTACGTCCTCACCCGTACGGCAGGCGAGAACGCGGGCACGTACGACATCACGGTGAGCGATGTGCAGCTGGGTGCGTTGAGCAACTACACTGCCACCACACTGGCGGGCCGCTTCATCATCGCTCCGGCGGGCGAAGTGACGCTCGTCGTGAACGATAGCAGCAAAACGTACGACGGCACGCCGCTCGAGCCTTCCGGGTTCAATCCCATCGGCTTGGCTCCGGGCGACACTGTTGAGGTGACCTATGGCGGCTCGCAAACCGATGCGGGCACGAGCGAGGGAACCATCACGGACTACGTCATCCGCAATGCGGCCGACGAAGACGTGACGGCCAACTATCCGACCATCAACATCGAGCCCGGAACGCTGCGCGTCGATCCTATGCAGGTGGTCATTACGGTCGACGATGCGTCGAAGACCGCTGGTTCGGCCGACCCGGTGTTCAGCGGCTCGGTCCAGGGCCTCGTGAACCCGGACGACCTGGGAGCTATCACGTATGTCCGTACGGGTGCAGGCACGGACGAGGCCGTTGGCGTGTACGCCGATGCGATCACGGTCGACTACGCCGCTAACCCGAACTACGCGGTGAAGGTTGTACCGGGCACGTTCACCATCACGGCGGGTGGAACTGTGGGACCCGTCACGCCGACCCCCGCGACGCCGGGTACGACGCCGCCTGCAACGCCGACGCCGCTGCCTACGCCGGGCACCCCGCCGGCTGACAACCCGCTGACGCCTATCGTCACGCCTATCGTGGACGCGCTGGCGAATGCGGCGGAGACGGTCATCGGCGACAACGCGACGCCGCTCGCTCAGAACCAGCCGCGCGAAACCGAGATCGAGGACGACGGCACGCCGCTGGCTGCTGGCTCGCATGCATGGTGCTGGGTGCATTGGTACATCATCCTCGGCATCATCGTGTCGGTCATCTACGCTGCATGCGTGGCGTTGCGTCGCGGGTTGTTCTCTCACAAGTTGAAGAAGTACGAAGACGATCTGACCGGGGGCGGCGACCCCGCTCCCGGCGATCCGTCGGCCAACGACAACGTGACGGTGCCGCTGATGCCGAAGGGCGCTCCGGCGGGCGCGACGCTGGCCGCCGGTTTGGGCGAATAGGGGTTCCATCATGAAGAAAAGCAACGTGATCGTATTCGTCCTGCTGGCCTTGGCTTCGGCGTTCTTCCTGTGGCTCTGGTATTTTCTGGGGCTCAATCAGGTGGACGAGCCGCTCGACCTGGTGCTGTCCATCGCGTGGTGGGTGGTCATCGTGGTCGCAATCGCCATCATCGTGAAGATGGAGCGCACGCGCCGACAGCGCGTTCGCACCGTGTACGTGGGCGATCAAGCTACGTTCAACAGCGAGCGGGGCTTGGCTGCCATCGAAGGCTCCCAACCGATGCCCGAGGTGATCGCCAGGATTTTGCAGGACTTGAAGTACGATTTCTCGCGCGAGGATTTTCCCGACAAGGACCGTTTTGCGGTGAAGTACTTCGTGCGGACGAAGAAGTTCGATACTGAGAAGCGCGATGGTGAGGCGGTCGAAGGATCGGATCAAGCGAAGCAGATCGAGCAGAAGACGTGGAAGGGCGAGGTGTTCATCGTCGAAACGAAGGAGGAGCGCCCCTTCGACACGCCCGAAGAGCTGGCTGTCATCTTGGCGTCGCTCGAGCAAGCTGCCTAAAACGAACGGCCCCGGCATCCCGGGGCCGTTTTGCATCATGCGTTCGCGAACGCACGGCGGCTTGCCATCCTGAGCGAAGGCCATAGGCCGAAGCCGAAGGATCCCGCGCGGTCTTGAGGCCGGAAGGTTTCCGGCTGGCGCCGTACGCGATCTCTCGGCTCCACTGCTGCGTCGCTTCACGGCTCCGCCGCTGCGCCGCTTCACGGCTACGCCGCTACGCCGCTACGCCGTTCCGCCGAGGACGGCGAATCCTGAGTGTTTCACGTGAAACAATCGACTCAATGTACTGCGATAATAGAACAATTGTTTCACAGGAAACACTTATTCTTGTCTGCTGAGCTAGTTTCCCCGAGCTTCTACGAACGTTCGGATCACCGAGACGGCGCCCATCGCGTCAAGGTCGCCGGAGTTGATGCAGAGGTCGTAGTTGCGCGCTTGTCCCCAGTTCTCGTCGGTGAAGTAGCGGTAGTAGCTGGCGCGGTTCTTGTCGACTCGCGCGATGCGGCTGCGCGCCTCGGCCTCAGAGAGGTCGTTGCGACGCATGACGCGCGCCACACGCGCTTCCATGGGCGCGCTGACGAACAGGCTGACGAGACCCGGATGGCCGTCCAGCACGTAGTCGGCGCAGCGCCCGACGATGACGCACGGCCCCTCGTCGGCGATGGACTTCAGGATGTCCACCTCGGTTTTGTAGATGCGCGACGCTACCGGATGCTCGATGTCGGTACCGCAGAAGAAGCTGTTGGGATTGAGCAGCAGCGGCCGCATGGGTTTCTCGTCGAAGTCCTCCACCACGTCGCCGCTGAGGCCGCTCTCCTCGGCGATGCGCTTGAGCAGCAGCTTGTCGTAGTACGCGATGCCCAACTCGCTTGCGAGGCGCTCGCCGATCTCGCGGCCGCCGCTTCCGTACTCCCTGCTGATCGCGAAGACGAGATGCTGATCCATGCTGGTCCCTTCCGTGTTCCTGCGGGTTCCACGCGAATGCGTTTTTGCCATTGTACCCTCTTTCTCCGGATTCGCGATCGATCGATTGTGCAGAAATGATAAGGAAACTTATTTTCCAAACAAAGGAGCGTCTCGTTCTGTATACAATAAGGAAACTTACTAATTACTAGGAGATGTGAAAGAGATGGTGCGTGTGGCGAAGACGGATCGGTTGGGGACGGAGCGCATCGGCAGGCTGCTGCTGGAGTTTTCCGTGCCGGCTATCATCAGCATGGTGTTCAATTCGATGTACAACGTGGTGGATACCGCGTTTCTAGGGCAGGCCGTGGGAGAGATGGGCGTGGCGGTTACCACGTTGGCGTTGCCGGTGCAGACCATCCTCATGGGATTCTCGATGCTGGCCGGGCAAGGCGGCAACGCGCTGGCGGCCATCCAGCTGGGCGAGGGTAAGAAGAACCAGGTGGAGCGCACGCTGGGCAACTCGGCCACGCTGTTGGTAATCGTGGCGGCGCTCGTAGCGATAGCGGCGTGCGTGCTGATCGATCCTCTCCTGGCTCTCATCGCGACGCCCGAGAACCTCTGGGCGCCCACCAAGGCGTTCGTGCAGATCGTGTGCTTCGGCTTCGTGTTCCAGTCCGTCGGCATGGGCCTCAACAACTTCCTGCGCACGGCGGGCAAGCCGAACCTGGCGCTGGGCACGATGGTGCTGGGCACGCTCATGTGCATCGCGTTCAACTACCTGTTCGTGCTGGTGCTGGGCTGGGGCGTGCAGGGCAGCGCGCTGGCCACCATCCTCGGCCAGGCCTGCGGCATGGCGCCGGTGGTGTGGTACTTCGTCGCGTCGAAGAACGCGCCGTTCAGGTTGCACGCGCAGTGCTGCGTGCCCGATCTGCGGCTGATGGGCCGCATCATCACGCTGGGCGTCGCGTCGTTTGTGATGCAGGTGGCAACGACCGTGGTCAGCGTGGTGCTCAACCATGTGGTGGGCGTCTACGGGGCGCAGGACCCCATCGGCGTGCAGGGCGCGCTCGCGGCCATCGGCGTGGCGCAGAAAGCCACCATGTTCGCCATCATGCCGCTCGTGGGCCTCATCATGGGCGCGCAGCCCATCATCGGTTTCAACTACGGCGCGAAGCTGTGGTCGCGCGTGCTGTCGACGCTCGCGTGGGCCTGCGCGTGGGGCGTGGGAATCGGCGTGCTGTTCTTCGCGGTGGCGCATCTCGTCCCCGAGCCCATCGTGGCGTTGTTCGGCGTGTCGGGTGAGCTCGAGAGCTTCTCCGTGTGGGCGCTCAAGGTGTACACCATCCTGTTCCCGCTCGTGGGCTTCCAGATCGTCGGGTCGAGTTACTTCCAGTCGAGCGGCCAGCCGTTCAAGGCCGCGGTGCTGGAGCTGACGCGGCAGGTGTTGTTCCTCATCCCACTGTACCTCGTGCTGCCTGGCGTGCTGAGCGCCGTGTTCGGCCTGAGCGGGCTGCAGGGCGTGGTGGTGTGCGTGCCGGTTTCCGACGGTTTGTCCGTGCTGGTGACAAGCGTGTTCGTGGCGCGCGAGGTGCGTGCGTTGACAAGCGCTGCGCGTGATGCGAATATGTTTCACGTGAAACATTCGTTCGCCGAACGAGGCAATCGACGGGAGGCTTTATGCGAGCACGACTGAGCGACGACGCCATCATGCGCGAGCTCGCGCACATGAACCAGGTGCTCACGCGCCGCGCCCGCACGGTGACGGGCGGTCGGGGAGCCACCTTCGTGCTGGCGATATTGGCCGGGCATGAGGAAGCTATGGCCGAGGGCTTCGCCTCGCGCAATTTGTCGCAGGTGGAAATCGCCGAAGCGGTGGGCATGCGACCTCAATCGCTGGGGCCGCTGATCGCGCAGCTGGAGCGCGAGGGCTGCATCGAGCGCTTCACGTATGAGGACGATCGGCGCGCGCAGCTGGTGGCGCTGACCGACCGCGGTCGCGATCGGGCACAGGACGCTCGCACCGGGCAGCGCGCGTTCGCGACCGACATGCTGTCGGCGCTCGACGAGGAAGAACGCGTCCAGCTGTCCGCTATCGTGCAGAAGCTGAACGCGTCCTTGGGGTAGGCCGCGCCCGGAGGGAGGGCGCGGCCGGGGAGGGGGCTCAGCGCAGAGTGCGGGAGCATGGAAAAGGGGGGTGCGCTAGGCCGTGAACGCGGCGGCGTTCTTGCCGGCGATGCGCCCGAACGTGTAGATATCGGACATGGAGCAGGAGCCCAGGCGGTTCGTGCCCATCTTGTGACCGGCCACTTCGCCGGCTGCGTACAGGCCCGCGATGGGCGTCTCGGCGTCGTCGAGCACCTGCGCGTCGGTGTTGATGTGCAGGCCGCCCATCGTGTAGTGCACGGCCGGCTTGTAGGCCATCAAGTAGTAGGGGCCGTCCTCGATGGGGTTGAAGTCGCCGCGGAAGTTGAAGTCGGGGTCGTTGCCGTCCTTGCAGTACTGGTTCCACTTCTCGACGGTCTTCGCCAGCTCGGCGGCATCCACGCCGAAGGGCTCGCACACGGCTTCCAGCGTGTCGCCCTTCACGATGACCTTGCGCGCCTCGAGGTTCTCGTACTCGTCCTCATGGGTGACCAGCAGGCCGGTCTCGTCGGCGTTCGACTGGTTGAACAGCATGTACGCCTTGCCGTCGGTCTGCTCGACAATGGCGTTCGACAGCACGTCGCGGCGGTCGAGCTCCTCGACGAAGCGATCGCCCTCCTTGTTCACCATGATGGCGCGGCTCTCGAGGCGCACGTCGCCCACGTACAGCAGCGAGCCGGTTTCGGGGTCGCACACCGGATAGGTTTGGATGTACTGCATGTCGATGAGGTTCGCACCCGCGGCCTCGCCCATGGTGATGCCGTCGCCCGTGGCGCCCACCGAGTCGGTGGATAGGATGGAGTCGTCCATCGCCGGGTTGTACTTCACGCGCATGTCGATGTTGGAGCCGAACCCGCCGCTGGCCAGCACCACGGCCTTGCACGCGATGGTGGACTCGGCACCGGTGACGTTGTTCTTCACCTTCACGCCGGTGATGGCGTCGCCGCTCTTCACCAGCTCCACCGCGGGCGTGTTCTTCGCCAGCGTCAGCGTGTCGATCTCGCCGGCGCGCTTCGTCAGCTTCGTGGTCATCTCGCTGCCGCTGTGGGTGATGGGGATGATCGAGCGCTTCGTGTTGTGGCCGCCGAACTGCATGAGGTCGTGCTTCCACGAGATGCCGCCCTCGAAGGTGAGCCACTGCGAGCTGTCCAGCGCGCCTTCGGCGATGATCTGCACGAGAGCCGGGTCGCCCGCGTTGTCGCCGCCGTCCAGCATGTCCTTCGCCAGCGCGTCGGGGCTGTCGGCGATGCCCTCCTGCACCTGAATCCAGTTGCCGGGCGCGGCCATCTCACCGCCGGACAGCGCGGTGTCGCCGCCGAACACGCCCATCTTCTCCAGCAACACGACGTTCTTGCCCTCGTTGGCCGCCGTGATGGCCGCCGCGAAGCCGGCACCGCCGCCGCCGATGACCACGACGTCGGTGGACGCGGGCAGCTCGGCCTGCGCAGGCGTGGCCTTGTCGCGCTTCTTCCAGTCGCTCGATTTCTGACCGGCCTGGTCGAGCGCGTCGCTTACGGCGCCGATGAACGCCATGCTGGACAGCGTGGCGCCCGACACGGTATCCACGTTGAGCGTCTGGTTGTCCACGATCAGCTGCGTGAGCTCTTCCATGGCCACGTCGCCCATGCCCGGCGTCTCGCGCGAGTTGAGGACGGTGATGCGGTCGAGGTTGCCGTCGGTGACCATGACCTCCACGTCGAACTGCCCGTGCTTGCCCATGCCCGATCCCACGCCGGCGGAGCTGCCTGCGCCCGAGCCGTTCGACGAGCCCTTCGCGTCGGACGATCCGCTGGGCGCGCACCCGGCCAAAGCGAGCGTGCCGCCCAATGCGGCCACGGCGCCGCCGGTGATGAACTGCCTACGAGAAAAACGTTCCATGATACTTTCCTCCCTTACGAAGCCGGCACCGGCTCCTGCCGCCACCGGATATCCCATGCGCTTACTCCCTGATCAAGCGCTGGTCACAGCCTACCGCTCCGTGTTCTTGCGGCAATTGTCCATCCGGGTTAAATGCTTAACCCGCGCTATAACCCTCTTGCAAGCTGGCCTTTCTTGGGTATCATGGGAGGGCGATTGAGGGGAGGAGCGTGGCTCAGAAAGCGCAACAAGGGTTCGTCGATCGGTGGAAAGCGGTGCTGCTGCGCGTGGCGGCCATCCCTTTCGTGTTCTTCGGCGTCGGGCTTTACCGTGCGTGGCTCGCGACGTTCTTCCGCTACGACGCGTTTCCCACCATCTCGGTGTTCGATTACTTCCTGTTCGAAGGGGCCATCGGCATCGTGTCGTTGGCGCTGGCCTTCG encodes:
- a CDS encoding MATE family efflux transporter, translated to MAKTDRLGTERIGRLLLEFSVPAIISMVFNSMYNVVDTAFLGQAVGEMGVAVTTLALPVQTILMGFSMLAGQGGNALAAIQLGEGKKNQVERTLGNSATLLVIVAALVAIAACVLIDPLLALIATPENLWAPTKAFVQIVCFGFVFQSVGMGLNNFLRTAGKPNLALGTMVLGTLMCIAFNYLFVLVLGWGVQGSALATILGQACGMAPVVWYFVASKNAPFRLHAQCCVPDLRLMGRIITLGVASFVMQVATTVVSVVLNHVVGVYGAQDPIGVQGALAAIGVAQKATMFAIMPLVGLIMGAQPIIGFNYGAKLWSRVLSTLAWACAWGVGIGVLFFAVAHLVPEPIVALFGVSGELESFSVWALKVYTILFPLVGFQIVGSSYFQSSGQPFKAAVLELTRQVLFLIPLYLVLPGVLSAVFGLSGLQGVVVCVPVSDGLSVLVTSVFVAREVRALTSAARDANMFHVKHSFAERGNRREALCEHD
- a CDS encoding MarR family winged helix-turn-helix transcriptional regulator produces the protein MRARLSDDAIMRELAHMNQVLTRRARTVTGGRGATFVLAILAGHEEAMAEGFASRNLSQVEIAEAVGMRPQSLGPLIAQLEREGCIERFTYEDDRRAQLVALTDRGRDRAQDARTGQRAFATDMLSALDEEERVQLSAIVQKLNASLG
- a CDS encoding AAA family ATPase — protein: MDQHLVFAISREYGSGGREIGERLASELGIAYYDKLLLKRIAEESGLSGDVVEDFDEKPMRPLLLNPNSFFCGTDIEHPVASRIYKTEVDILKSIADEGPCVIVGRCADYVLDGHPGLVSLFVSAPMEARVARVMRRNDLSEAEARSRIARVDKNRASYYRYFTDENWGQARNYDLCINSGDLDAMGAVSVIRTFVEARGN
- a CDS encoding flavocytochrome c; the protein is MERFSRRQFITGGAVAALGGTLALAGCAPSGSSDAKGSSNGSGAGSSAGVGSGMGKHGQFDVEVMVTDGNLDRITVLNSRETPGMGDVAMEELTQLIVDNQTLNVDTVSGATLSSMAFIGAVSDALDQAGQKSSDWKKRDKATPAQAELPASTDVVVIGGGGAGFAAAITAANEGKNVVLLEKMGVFGGDTALSGGEMAAPGNWIQVQEGIADSPDALAKDMLDGGDNAGDPALVQIIAEGALDSSQWLTFEGGISWKHDLMQFGGHNTKRSIIPITHSGSEMTTKLTKRAGEIDTLTLAKNTPAVELVKSGDAITGVKVKNNVTGAESTIACKAVVLASGGFGSNIDMRVKYNPAMDDSILSTDSVGATGDGITMGEAAGANLIDMQYIQTYPVCDPETGSLLYVGDVRLESRAIMVNKEGDRFVEELDRRDVLSNAIVEQTDGKAYMLFNQSNADETGLLVTHEDEYENLEARKVIVKGDTLEAVCEPFGVDAAELAKTVEKWNQYCKDGNDPDFNFRGDFNPIEDGPYYLMAYKPAVHYTMGGLHINTDAQVLDDAETPIAGLYAAGEVAGHKMGTNRLGSCSMSDIYTFGRIAGKNAAAFTA